A genomic segment from Streptomyces sp. NBC_00237 encodes:
- the rplJ gene encoding 50S ribosomal protein L10, with amino-acid sequence MARPDKAAAVAELADQFRSSNAAVLTEYRGLTVAQLKTLRRSLGENAQYAVVKNTLTKIAANEAGITSLDDQFTGPTAVAFITGDPVESAKGLRDFAKENPNLIIKGGVLDGKALSADEIKKLADLESREVLLSKLAGAFKGKQSQAAQLFQALPSKFVRTAEALRVKRDEQGGAE; translated from the coding sequence ATGGCAAGGCCCGACAAGGCTGCCGCGGTAGCCGAGCTCGCGGACCAGTTCCGCAGCTCGAACGCCGCCGTGCTGACCGAGTACCGGGGTCTCACCGTCGCGCAGCTCAAGACGCTGCGTCGTTCGCTCGGTGAGAACGCCCAGTACGCCGTGGTGAAGAACACGCTGACCAAGATCGCGGCCAACGAGGCCGGGATCACTTCGCTGGACGACCAGTTCACTGGTCCGACGGCGGTTGCCTTCATCACCGGTGACCCGGTGGAGTCGGCGAAGGGTCTTCGTGACTTCGCCAAGGAGAACCCGAACCTCATCATCAAGGGCGGTGTCCTTGACGGTAAGGCGCTGTCCGCCGATGAGATCAAGAAGCTCGCGGACCTCGAGTCCCGCGAGGTTCTGCTCAGCAAGCTGGCCGGTGCCTTCAAGGGCAAGCAGTCTCAGGCTGCTCAGCTCTTCCAGGCGCTGCCGTCGAAGTTCGTCCGCACTGCGGAGGCTCTTCGCGTCAAGCGTGATGAGCAGGGCGGTGCCGAGTAA
- a CDS encoding amidohydrolase family protein, which translates to MSDSQPQPSRRPGNSGAEESTTALLLSGARLTDGRTVDVRLSEGRIEAVGTAGSLPARTASRVDLSGFLLLPAPAEPHAHSATALTADEGGPVSYAREDVQRRTTQAALLQLGHGATALRSHVRIGDVQGLGPMEAVLQARRSLRGLLDLSAVAVPRLLTGVAGADGLAMLRDAVKMGASVVGGCPDLDPDPAGYVERVLEVAAEQGCPVDLHTEGDDPARLARLAAMAGGLRPGVAIGPCGGLSRLPLEVATRAADQLAAAGVSVVCQPQGGCGGVEARGVAPVRLLRAAGVRLAAGSGALRDVANPVGRGDPLEAAYLLASQSGMRAPDAYDTVAATAREAMGLPEVRLEAGFPAELVAVRGERLAGVLSLAYSRIVVHRGRVVARTSAVREYCDTVAAVELELPRQGRAETGP; encoded by the coding sequence ATGTCCGACAGCCAGCCGCAGCCGTCCCGCAGGCCGGGGAACTCCGGGGCCGAGGAGAGCACCACCGCCCTCCTGCTGAGCGGCGCCCGGCTCACCGACGGCCGCACGGTCGACGTGCGGCTCAGCGAGGGCCGCATCGAGGCGGTCGGCACGGCGGGCAGCCTCCCCGCGCGGACGGCCTCCCGGGTGGACCTCTCGGGCTTCCTGCTGCTGCCCGCCCCCGCGGAGCCGCACGCACACAGCGCCACCGCCCTGACGGCCGACGAGGGCGGCCCGGTCTCGTACGCACGGGAGGACGTGCAGCGGCGCACCACACAGGCCGCGCTGCTCCAGCTCGGGCACGGGGCGACGGCGCTGCGCTCCCACGTGCGGATCGGGGACGTCCAGGGGCTCGGGCCGATGGAGGCGGTGCTCCAGGCCCGGCGGTCGCTGCGCGGGCTGCTGGACCTGTCGGCGGTGGCGGTGCCCCGGCTGCTGACGGGGGTGGCCGGGGCGGACGGGCTCGCGATGCTGCGGGACGCCGTGAAGATGGGCGCTTCCGTGGTGGGCGGCTGCCCGGACCTGGACCCCGATCCGGCCGGGTACGTGGAGCGGGTGCTGGAGGTGGCCGCCGAGCAGGGCTGCCCCGTGGATCTGCACACGGAGGGTGACGATCCGGCGCGGCTGGCGCGGCTGGCCGCGATGGCGGGCGGGCTGCGTCCGGGGGTGGCGATCGGTCCGTGCGGCGGACTGTCCCGGCTGCCCCTTGAGGTGGCGACGCGGGCGGCGGACCAGCTGGCCGCCGCCGGGGTGAGCGTGGTGTGCCAGCCGCAGGGCGGCTGCGGCGGGGTGGAGGCGCGCGGGGTGGCTCCGGTGCGGCTGCTGCGGGCGGCCGGGGTGCGGCTCGCGGCGGGCAGCGGGGCACTGCGGGACGTGGCGAACCCGGTGGGGCGCGGCGACCCGCTGGAGGCGGCGTACCTGCTGGCTTCGCAGAGCGGGATGCGTGCCCCGGACGCGTACGACACGGTGGCGGCGACGGCGCGGGAGGCGATGGGGCTGCCGGAGGTACGGCTGGAGGCGGGGTTCCCGGCGGAGCTGGTGGCGGTGCGGGGCGAGCGGCTGGCGGGCGTGCTGTCGCTGGCGTACAGCAGGATCGTGGTGCACCGGGGGCGGGTGGTGGCGCGCACCAGTGCGGTGCGCGAGTACTGCGACACGGTGGCCGCCGTGGAGCTCGAACTGCCGCGCCAGGGAAGGGCGGAGACGGGTCCCTGA
- the rpmG gene encoding 50S ribosomal protein L33 translates to MAATDVRPKITLACVECKERNYITKKNRRNNPDRMEMKKHCPRCNSHTAHRETR, encoded by the coding sequence GTGGCTGCCACCGACGTCCGCCCGAAGATCACGCTGGCCTGCGTGGAGTGCAAGGAGCGGAACTACATCACCAAGAAGAACCGGCGTAACAACCCGGACCGCATGGAGATGAAGAAGCACTGCCCGCGTTGCAACTCGCACACGGCGCACCGCGAAACGCGCTAA
- the rplK gene encoding 50S ribosomal protein L11: MPPKKKKVTGLIKLQINAGAANPAPPVGPALGQHGVNIMEFCKAYNAATESQRGMVVPVEITVYEDRSFTFVTKTPPAAKLILKAAGVDKGSGEPHKTKVAKLTAAQVREIATVKLPDLNANDLDAADKIIAGTARSMGITVEG, translated from the coding sequence ATGCCTCCCAAGAAGAAGAAGGTCACGGGGCTTATCAAGCTCCAGATCAACGCGGGCGCCGCCAACCCGGCCCCGCCGGTCGGCCCGGCGCTCGGTCAGCACGGCGTCAACATCATGGAGTTCTGCAAGGCCTACAACGCCGCGACCGAGTCGCAGCGTGGCATGGTCGTGCCGGTGGAGATCACGGTCTACGAAGACCGCTCCTTCACCTTCGTGACGAAGACCCCGCCGGCCGCCAAGCTGATCCTCAAGGCCGCAGGTGTGGACAAGGGATCGGGCGAGCCCCACAAGACCAAGGTCGCGAAGCTCACGGCCGCTCAGGTCCGCGAGATCGCCACGGTCAAGCTCCCCGACCTGAACGCCAACGACCTGGACGCCGCCGACAAGATCATCGCCGGCACCGCCCGTTCCATGGGCATCACGGTCGAGGGCTGA
- a CDS encoding NAD(P)-dependent oxidoreductase, whose protein sequence is MRLTVFGATGGIGQEIVRQALAAGHQVTAVVRDPSKLPVTGQRLEVLAASLTEPEQVRKAVAGRDAVLSGLGARSMKDAGITHRLTRLVLAAMEAEEVRRLVVVSAAPVGPPPANQPLVDRVIGAGVSAVLRKIYDDLRVMEADLLRSGTDWTSVRPPKLVDAPLTGTYRTVVGGTPRSGRKIARSDVAHAMLAALDDPATVRQGVGVAY, encoded by the coding sequence ATGAGGCTCACGGTATTCGGTGCCACAGGCGGCATCGGGCAGGAGATCGTCCGGCAGGCGCTGGCCGCGGGGCACCAGGTCACGGCGGTCGTGCGGGACCCGTCGAAACTGCCGGTGACCGGCCAGCGGCTGGAGGTGCTCGCGGCCTCGCTGACCGAGCCCGAGCAGGTGCGCAAGGCGGTGGCGGGACGGGACGCGGTCCTCTCCGGGCTGGGTGCGCGGTCGATGAAGGACGCGGGGATCACGCACCGGCTGACCCGTCTGGTGCTGGCGGCGATGGAGGCCGAGGAGGTGCGGCGGCTGGTCGTGGTCAGTGCGGCACCTGTCGGTCCCCCTCCGGCGAACCAGCCGCTGGTGGACCGGGTGATCGGGGCCGGAGTCAGCGCGGTGCTCAGGAAGATCTACGACGACCTGCGCGTCATGGAGGCCGACCTGCTGCGCTCCGGGACCGACTGGACGTCCGTACGGCCGCCCAAGCTGGTGGACGCGCCGCTGACCGGCACGTACCGCACGGTCGTCGGCGGGACCCCGCGCAGTGGACGCAAGATCGCGCGGTCCGACGTGGCCCACGCGATGCTGGCGGCGCTGGACGACCCGGCGACGGTGCGGCAGGGCGTCGGGGTGGCGTACTGA
- a CDS encoding MaoC family dehydratase, translating into MTATVRYADVEVGTELPAQSFPVTRATLVRYAGASGDFNPIHWNEKFAVEVGLPDVIAHGMFTMAEAIRVVTDWAVDPAAVVEYGVRFTKPVVVPNDDEGALIEVTGKVAVLLDDNKVRVDLVAMSAGQKVLGMSRAVVQLG; encoded by the coding sequence ATGACTGCCACAGTGCGTTACGCGGACGTCGAGGTCGGCACCGAGCTGCCCGCCCAGTCCTTCCCCGTGACCCGCGCCACGCTCGTGCGGTACGCGGGCGCCTCCGGCGACTTCAACCCGATCCACTGGAACGAGAAGTTCGCGGTCGAGGTCGGCCTCCCCGACGTCATCGCGCACGGCATGTTCACCATGGCCGAGGCGATCCGCGTGGTCACCGACTGGGCCGTCGACCCGGCCGCCGTCGTCGAGTACGGCGTGCGCTTCACCAAGCCCGTCGTCGTCCCCAACGACGACGAGGGCGCCCTGATCGAGGTCACCGGCAAGGTCGCCGTCCTCCTCGACGACAACAAGGTCCGCGTGGACCTCGTCGCCATGAGCGCCGGCCAGAAGGTGCTGGGCATGTCCCGCGCCGTGGTCCAGCTCGGCTGA
- the secE gene encoding preprotein translocase subunit SecE, with protein MTDAVGSIDMPDAQDEVPKKARKGGKRGKKGPLGRLAQFYRQIVAELRKVVWPTRGQLTTYTTVVIVFVVIMIGIVTVIDQGFAAAVKYLFG; from the coding sequence GTGACGGACGCCGTAGGCTCCATCGACATGCCTGATGCCCAGGACGAAGTGCCGAAGAAGGCGCGCAAGGGCGGCAAGCGGGGCAAGAAGGGCCCGCTCGGCCGCCTCGCGCAGTTCTACCGCCAGATCGTCGCGGAGCTGCGCAAGGTTGTATGGCCCACTCGTGGCCAGCTGACGACGTACACCACGGTCGTCATCGTCTTCGTCGTGATCATGATCGGCATCGTGACCGTGATCGACCAGGGCTTCGCCGCGGCCGTCAAGTACCTCTTCGGTTAA
- a CDS encoding pyridoxal phosphate-dependent aminotransferase — MSAATPPTERRVSARIGAISESATLAVDAKAKALKAAGRPVIGFGAGEPDFPTPDYIVQAAIEACSNPKYHRYTPAGGLPELKNAIAAKTLRDSGYEVDASQVLVTNGGKQAIYEAFAAILDPGDEVIVPAPYWTTYPESIRLAGGVPVEVVADETTGYRVSVEQLEAARTERTKVVLFVSPSNPTGAVYSEADAEAIGRWAHEKGLWVLTDEIYEHLVYGDAQFTSLPAIVPELRDKCIVVNGVAKTYAMTGWRVGWIIGPKDVVKAATNLQSHATSNVSNVAQVAALAAVSGPLDAVEEMKTAFDRRRKTIVRMLSEIDGVVCPTPEGAFYVYPSVKGLLGKEIRGKRPQTSVELAALILEEVEVAVVPGEAFGTPGYVRLSYALGDEDLVEGISRVQKLLAEARD; from the coding sequence ATGAGCGCTGCTACCCCTCCGACCGAGCGCCGGGTCTCCGCCCGCATCGGTGCCATTTCCGAGTCCGCCACCCTTGCCGTGGACGCGAAGGCGAAGGCCCTCAAGGCCGCCGGGCGACCGGTGATCGGCTTCGGCGCGGGCGAGCCCGACTTCCCGACGCCGGACTACATCGTCCAGGCCGCGATCGAGGCTTGCTCGAACCCGAAGTACCACCGCTACACCCCGGCGGGCGGGCTCCCCGAGCTGAAGAACGCGATCGCCGCGAAGACGCTGCGCGACTCCGGTTACGAGGTCGACGCCTCCCAGGTGCTGGTCACCAACGGCGGCAAGCAGGCCATCTACGAGGCGTTCGCCGCGATCCTCGACCCGGGCGACGAGGTCATCGTCCCGGCCCCGTACTGGACGACGTACCCCGAGTCGATCCGGCTCGCGGGCGGTGTCCCGGTGGAGGTCGTGGCCGACGAGACGACCGGCTACCGGGTCTCCGTCGAGCAGCTGGAGGCGGCGCGCACGGAGCGTACGAAGGTCGTGCTCTTCGTCTCCCCGTCGAACCCGACCGGCGCGGTCTACAGCGAGGCGGACGCCGAGGCGATCGGCCGCTGGGCGCACGAGAAGGGCCTGTGGGTCCTCACCGACGAGATCTACGAGCACCTGGTCTACGGCGACGCGCAGTTCACCTCGCTGCCCGCGATCGTGCCCGAGCTGCGCGACAAGTGCATCGTGGTCAACGGCGTGGCGAAGACGTATGCGATGACCGGCTGGCGGGTCGGCTGGATCATCGGTCCGAAGGACGTCGTGAAGGCCGCGACGAACCTCCAGTCGCACGCCACCTCCAACGTCTCCAACGTGGCGCAGGTCGCGGCGCTGGCCGCCGTCTCCGGGCCGCTGGACGCGGTCGAGGAGATGAAGACCGCCTTCGACCGCCGTCGCAAGACGATCGTGCGGATGCTCAGCGAGATCGACGGAGTGGTCTGCCCGACGCCGGAGGGCGCGTTCTACGTGTACCCGTCGGTGAAGGGGCTGCTCGGCAAGGAGATCCGCGGCAAGCGCCCGCAGACCTCGGTCGAGCTGGCCGCGCTGATCCTGGAGGAGGTGGAGGTCGCGGTCGTTCCGGGCGAGGCTTTCGGCACCCCCGGTTACGTGCGGCTTTCGTACGCGCTGGGCGACGAGGACCTCGTCGAGGGCATCTCGCGCGTTCAGAAGCTCCTGGCGGAGGCGCGCGACTGA
- a CDS encoding TetR/AcrR family transcriptional regulator: MQKPTRERILDAAHELMRTLGLARATTKEIARAAGCSEAALYKHFTSKEDLFVAVLSERLPRLTPLLFRLVADPGARTVEENLIEIARQAVLFYEESFPIAASLYAETKLKARHDSAMRDMGLGPHTPIEGLDAYLRVELATGRIAPDADTFAAASLLLGACAQRAFAYDSAGEIGKKPPQDVDGFAASLARTLLKGIDLTGIDPKGIDG, translated from the coding sequence ATGCAGAAGCCCACCCGAGAGCGCATCCTCGACGCCGCCCACGAGCTGATGCGCACGCTCGGACTCGCCCGCGCCACCACCAAGGAGATCGCCCGCGCGGCGGGCTGCTCGGAGGCCGCCCTCTACAAGCACTTCACGAGCAAGGAAGACCTCTTCGTCGCCGTGCTCAGCGAACGCCTGCCCCGGCTCACCCCACTGCTGTTCCGCCTCGTCGCCGACCCCGGCGCGCGCACGGTCGAGGAGAACCTCATCGAGATCGCCCGCCAGGCCGTCCTCTTCTACGAGGAGAGCTTCCCGATCGCCGCCTCGCTCTACGCCGAGACCAAGCTCAAGGCCCGCCACGACTCCGCGATGCGGGACATGGGGCTGGGCCCCCACACGCCCATCGAGGGCCTGGACGCCTATCTGCGCGTCGAACTCGCCACGGGGCGGATCGCACCCGACGCCGACACCTTCGCGGCCGCCTCGCTGCTCCTGGGCGCCTGCGCGCAGCGCGCCTTCGCGTACGACTCCGCAGGTGAGATCGGCAAGAAGCCGCCGCAGGACGTCGACGGCTTCGCCGCGTCCCTGGCCCGCACCCTCCTGAAGGGCATCGACCTGACGGGCATCGACCCGAAGGGCATCGACGGCTAG
- a CDS encoding adenosine deaminase, translated as MRVLSGGNPPNPPRVRDLSLLPKAHLHLHFTGSMRPSTLLDLADRHGVHLPEALTSGEPPKLRATDERGWFRFQRLYDAARSCLRTPEDIQRLVREAAEEDVKDGSGWLEIQVDPTSYAPLLGGLIPALEVILDAVDSASRETGLGMRVLVAANRMKHPLDARTLARLAVRYADRGIVGFGLSNDERRGMARDFDRAFAIAREGGLLAAPHGGELTGPSSVRDCLDDLHASRIGHGVRAAEDPRLLKRLADRGITCEVCPASNVALGVYEKPEDVPLRTLFEAGVPMALGADDPLLFGSRLAAQYELAREHHGFTDAELAELARQSVRGSAAPVDVQDKLLGGIDAWLAS; from the coding sequence ATGCGTGTTCTTTCAGGGGGAAACCCCCCGAACCCCCCGCGTGTACGTGATCTGTCTCTGCTTCCCAAGGCTCATCTGCACCTGCACTTCACCGGCTCGATGCGGCCCTCGACCCTCCTCGACCTGGCCGACCGGCACGGTGTGCATCTTCCCGAGGCGCTGACCAGCGGTGAGCCGCCGAAACTGCGGGCGACCGACGAGCGGGGCTGGTTCCGCTTCCAGCGGCTGTACGACGCGGCGCGGTCCTGTCTGCGCACGCCCGAGGACATCCAGCGGCTGGTGCGCGAGGCCGCCGAGGAGGATGTGAAGGACGGGTCGGGGTGGCTGGAGATCCAGGTCGACCCGACGTCGTACGCGCCACTGCTCGGCGGTCTGATTCCGGCGCTGGAGGTCATCCTCGACGCGGTCGACAGCGCGTCCAGGGAGACCGGACTCGGGATGCGGGTGCTCGTCGCGGCGAACCGGATGAAGCATCCGCTGGACGCGCGCACGCTGGCGCGGCTGGCGGTGCGGTACGCGGACCGGGGGATCGTCGGCTTCGGGCTGTCGAACGACGAACGCCGGGGGATGGCGCGGGACTTCGACCGGGCCTTCGCCATCGCGCGCGAGGGCGGGCTGCTCGCCGCACCGCACGGCGGTGAGCTGACCGGCCCTTCGTCCGTACGGGACTGCCTGGACGATCTGCACGCCTCGCGGATCGGGCACGGCGTGCGGGCGGCGGAGGACCCCCGGCTGCTGAAGCGGCTCGCCGACCGGGGGATCACGTGCGAGGTGTGCCCGGCGTCGAACGTCGCGCTCGGGGTGTACGAGAAGCCCGAGGACGTGCCGCTGCGCACCCTCTTCGAGGCGGGCGTGCCGATGGCGCTGGGGGCGGACGACCCGCTGCTGTTCGGGTCGCGGCTGGCGGCGCAGTACGAGCTGGCGCGGGAGCACCACGGCTTCACCGACGCGGAACTGGCGGAGCTGGCGCGGCAGTCGGTGCGCGGGTCGGCCGCGCCGGTCGACGTGCAGGACAAGCTGCTCGGCGGGATCGACGCGTGGCTGGCGTCGTGA
- a CDS encoding UDP-N-acetylmuramate dehydrogenase, with protein MQELHDAPLAPLTTFRLGGPATRLVTATTDDEVIAVVREADASGTPLLIVGGGSNLVIGDEGFDGTALRIATRGFRLDGTKLELAAGEVWTDAVARTVEAGLAGVECLAGIPGSAGATPIQNVGAYGQDVSSTLTEVDAYDRRTGERVTLTNAECAFSYRHSRFKEDPERYVVLRVRFELEDAGGLSAPIKYPETARTLGVEAGDRVPASVARETVLGLRAGKGMVLDPEDHDTWSAGSFFTNPILDDARFADFLARVHDRLGPDTAPPAFPAGEGLTKTSAAWLIDRAGFTKGYGEGPARISTKHALALTNRGHATTEDLLALAREVVAGVRDVFGVTLVNEPVTVNCAL; from the coding sequence GTGCAGGAACTCCACGATGCCCCCCTCGCCCCCCTGACCACCTTCCGCCTCGGCGGCCCCGCGACCCGGCTGGTCACGGCCACCACAGACGACGAGGTGATCGCCGTTGTCCGGGAGGCCGACGCCTCCGGCACCCCGCTGCTGATCGTCGGCGGCGGCAGCAACCTGGTCATCGGCGACGAGGGCTTCGACGGCACCGCCCTGCGCATCGCCACCAGGGGCTTCCGCCTCGACGGTACGAAGCTGGAGCTGGCCGCCGGCGAGGTCTGGACGGACGCCGTCGCGCGCACCGTCGAAGCGGGCCTCGCGGGCGTCGAATGCCTCGCCGGGATCCCCGGCTCCGCCGGTGCGACCCCGATCCAGAACGTCGGCGCGTACGGCCAGGACGTCTCCAGCACCCTCACCGAGGTCGACGCCTACGACCGCCGCACCGGCGAGCGTGTCACCCTCACCAACGCCGAGTGCGCCTTCTCGTACCGCCACAGCCGGTTCAAGGAGGACCCGGAGCGCTACGTGGTGCTGCGGGTCCGCTTCGAGCTGGAGGACGCGGGCGGCCTCTCCGCGCCGATCAAGTACCCGGAGACCGCGCGCACGCTGGGCGTCGAGGCGGGGGACCGGGTGCCCGCCTCCGTCGCACGCGAGACGGTGCTCGGGCTGCGGGCCGGCAAGGGCATGGTGCTGGACCCCGAGGACCACGACACCTGGTCGGCGGGCTCCTTCTTCACCAACCCGATCCTGGACGACGCCCGGTTCGCCGACTTCCTCGCGCGCGTCCACGACCGGCTCGGCCCCGACACCGCCCCGCCCGCCTTCCCGGCGGGGGAGGGGCTGACCAAGACCTCGGCGGCCTGGCTGATCGACCGCGCGGGCTTCACCAAGGGATACGGCGAGGGGCCCGCCCGCATCTCCACCAAGCACGCCCTCGCCCTCACCAACCGGGGCCACGCCACCACCGAGGACCTCCTGGCCCTGGCCCGAGAGGTCGTCGCGGGCGTCCGGGACGTCTTCGGCGTGACCCTCGTCAACGAGCCCGTGACGGTCAACTGCGCCCTCTGA
- the rplA gene encoding 50S ribosomal protein L1 — translation MKRSKSLRAADAKIDRERLYAPLEAVRIAKDTSSVKFDGTVEVAMRLGVDPRKADQMVRGTVNLPHGTGKTARVLVFATGDRAAAAEAAGADIVGSDELIDEVAKGRLDFDAVVATPDLMGKVGRLGRVLGPRGLMPNPKTGTVTPDVAKAVTDIKGGKIEFRVDKHSNLHFIIGKVSFDETKLVENYAAALEEILRLKPSAAKGRYIKKATLATTMGPGIPLDQNRTRNLLVEENPADV, via the coding sequence GTGAAGCGCAGCAAGTCTCTCCGCGCTGCGGACGCCAAGATCGACCGGGAGCGTCTGTACGCCCCGCTTGAGGCCGTCCGTATCGCCAAGGACACCAGCTCGGTCAAGTTCGACGGCACCGTCGAGGTCGCCATGCGTCTGGGTGTCGACCCGCGCAAGGCCGACCAGATGGTCCGTGGCACCGTGAACCTCCCGCACGGCACCGGCAAGACCGCCCGGGTCCTGGTCTTCGCGACCGGTGACCGTGCTGCGGCCGCGGAAGCCGCCGGCGCCGACATCGTCGGCTCCGACGAACTGATCGACGAGGTGGCCAAGGGCCGCCTGGACTTCGACGCCGTCGTCGCCACCCCGGACCTCATGGGCAAGGTCGGCCGCCTCGGCCGCGTGCTCGGTCCGCGTGGTCTGATGCCGAACCCGAAGACCGGAACGGTCACCCCGGACGTGGCGAAGGCTGTCACGGACATCAAGGGCGGCAAGATCGAGTTCCGCGTCGACAAGCACTCGAACCTGCACTTCATCATCGGCAAGGTCTCCTTCGACGAGACCAAGCTGGTGGAGAACTACGCAGCGGCGCTGGAGGAGATCCTCCGTCTGAAGCCGTCCGCCGCCAAGGGCCGCTACATCAAGAAGGCCACGCTGGCCACCACGATGGGCCCCGGCATCCCGCTGGACCAGAACCGCACCCGCAACCTCCTCGTCGAGGAGAACCCGGCCGACGTCTGA
- the rplL gene encoding 50S ribosomal protein L7/L12, producing MAKLSQDDLLAQFEEMTLIELSEFVKAFEEKFDVTAAAAVAVAGPAAGGAAPEAAEEQDEFDVILTGAGDKKIQVIKVVRELTSLGLKEAKDLVDGAPKPVLEKVTKEAAEKAAESLKGAGAAVEVK from the coding sequence ATGGCGAAGCTGTCCCAGGACGACCTGCTCGCGCAGTTCGAAGAGATGACCCTCATCGAGCTCTCCGAGTTCGTGAAGGCATTCGAGGAGAAGTTCGACGTCACCGCCGCCGCGGCCGTCGCCGTTGCCGGCCCCGCCGCCGGTGGCGCTGCCCCCGAGGCCGCCGAGGAGCAGGACGAGTTCGACGTCATCCTCACGGGTGCGGGCGACAAGAAGATCCAGGTCATCAAGGTCGTGCGTGAGCTCACCTCGCTGGGTCTGAAGGAGGCCAAGGACCTCGTCGACGGCGCTCCGAAGCCGGTCCTCGAGAAGGTCACCAAGGAGGCCGCTGAGAAGGCCGCCGAGTCCCTCAAGGGCGCCGGTGCGGCCGTTGAGGTCAAGTGA
- a CDS encoding MaoC family dehydratase N-terminal domain-containing protein has product MALDQSFVGRSYPPTSAYEVGREKIREFAEAIGDGNPAYTDQEAAKALGHPDVIAPPTFVFAITFKAAGLVIEDPQLGLDYNRVVHGDQKFVYTRPVRAGDRLSVTSTIEAIRSMAGNDILDIRGEVHDESGEHVVTAWTKLVARAAAEEA; this is encoded by the coding sequence ATGGCGCTCGACCAGTCCTTCGTGGGGCGGTCCTATCCGCCCACCTCGGCGTACGAGGTCGGCCGGGAGAAGATCCGCGAGTTCGCCGAGGCCATCGGCGACGGCAATCCCGCGTACACCGATCAGGAAGCCGCCAAGGCACTCGGGCACCCCGATGTGATCGCCCCGCCGACTTTCGTGTTCGCGATCACCTTCAAGGCCGCGGGCCTGGTCATCGAGGACCCGCAGCTCGGCCTCGACTACAACCGGGTGGTGCACGGCGACCAGAAGTTCGTCTACACCCGCCCGGTGCGCGCGGGGGACCGCCTGTCGGTCACCTCGACCATCGAAGCGATTCGGTCGATGGCCGGGAACGACATCCTGGACATCCGTGGCGAGGTCCACGACGAGAGCGGTGAGCACGTCGTGACCGCCTGGACGAAGCTGGTGGCGCGCGCCGCCGCCGAGGAGGCGTGA
- the nusG gene encoding transcription termination/antitermination protein NusG — protein sequence MSDPNLNDAGEPTVGVESVEDETAIVEAADAVEPDEAEAADIAAGEPAEEAALHIESDEDVEAVAVAETDEDAAAAEAVAEADGVDAEAEEIAEAEEAEEPSESEPVDPIAALREELRLLPGEWYVIHTYAGYEKRVKANLEQRAVSLNVEEFIYQAEVPEEEIVQIKNGERKNVRQNKLPGYVLVRMDLTNESWGVVRNTPGVTGFVGNAYDPYPLTLDEIVKMLAPEAEEKAAREAAEAEGKPAPARKLTVEVLDFEVGDAVTVTDGPFATLQATINEINADSKKVKGLVEIFGRETPVELSFDQIQKN from the coding sequence GTGTCTGACCCGAACCTGAACGACGCCGGCGAGCCGACGGTGGGCGTCGAGTCCGTCGAGGACGAGACCGCCATCGTTGAGGCGGCGGACGCTGTGGAGCCCGACGAGGCCGAAGCCGCGGACATCGCCGCCGGTGAGCCCGCCGAGGAAGCCGCACTGCACATCGAGTCCGACGAGGATGTCGAAGCCGTCGCGGTCGCCGAGACGGACGAGGACGCCGCTGCCGCCGAGGCCGTCGCGGAGGCCGACGGGGTCGACGCCGAGGCCGAGGAGATCGCCGAGGCCGAAGAGGCCGAGGAGCCCTCCGAGTCCGAGCCGGTGGACCCGATCGCCGCCCTGCGCGAGGAACTGCGCCTCCTGCCCGGCGAGTGGTACGTCATCCACACGTACGCCGGGTACGAGAAGCGCGTGAAGGCCAACCTGGAGCAGCGCGCCGTCTCCCTGAACGTCGAAGAGTTCATCTATCAGGCCGAGGTGCCTGAAGAGGAAATCGTTCAGATCAAGAACGGCGAGCGCAAGAACGTCCGTCAGAACAAGCTCCCGGGCTACGTGCTCGTGCGCATGGACCTGACGAACGAGTCCTGGGGCGTCGTCCGCAACACCCCCGGCGTCACCGGCTTCGTGGGCAACGCCTACGACCCGTACCCGCTGACCCTGGACGAGATCGTCAAGATGCTCGCCCCGGAGGCCGAGGAGAAGGCCGCCCGCGAGGCAGCCGAGGCCGAGGGCAAGCCCGCGCCGGCCCGCAAGCTCACCGTCGAGGTCCTGGACTTCGAGGTCGGCGACGCGGTCACCGTCACCGACGGCCCGTTCGCCACGCTCCAGGCCACGATCAACGAGATCAACGCCGACTCGAAGAAGGTCAAGGGCCTCGTCGAGATCTTCGGCCGCGAGACTCCGGTCGAGCTCAGCTTCGACCAGATCCAGAAGAACTGA